The Streptomyces pratensis genomic interval GGTCGTCGAGACGGCCGAGGACACCCCGCCCGCCGAAGCCCAGGAGGCCCTGGCGGAGCGGCTGGCCGGCGCCACCCCGGCCGACCGGCACACACTGCTCCTGGAAGTCGTCACCACGTGGGCCGCTGCCGCACTGGGGCTCCCATCGGCGGAGGAAGTGGACACGGCACGGGACTTCCTGGAGCAGGGCTTCGACTCCCTGACCGCCCTGGAGCTCCGCAACAGTCTCCAAAGGGTGCTCGGAACCGAGGAGTTGTCGGCCACCCTGCTCTTCGACCACCCCACACCCACCCGCCTGGCCCGCCACCTCTCCGCCATGCTGGACGGCGACGGCGACGGCGACGGCGACGAAGTCGCGCCGCTCCCCGGGGGGCCGAGAGGCGGCATCCTGGGCTCCCTCCTCCAGCACACCCGCTCCACCGGTCAGACAGTGGAATACGCGAAGGTGCTGATGCAGCTCGCGGCGTTCCGGGACGTCTACGACAGCGAGGCGCCACCCGCCCAGCCGGCCCCCGTGGTCCGCCTGGCGAAGGGAGAAGGCCTCCCGCTCATCTGCCTCTGCACGATGTCGATGCTCTCCGGACCCCACGAATACGCGCGCCTCGCGGCGGGCTTCCGCGGGGAACGCGACGTGTACGCGCTTCCGCACCCCGGCTTCGCCGAGGGCGAGAAGCTCCCCGAGAACTTCGACGTGCTGATGCGTACACACGCCGACGCGGTCCTGCGCACGGTGGGCGACAGACCGTTCGTCGTCACCGGCCACTCCGGGGGTGCGCTGCTCGCCAACGCGCTCTCCCACGAACTGGACCGGCAAGGCCGGCCGCCGGCCGCCGTGATCCTGCTGGACAGCTATCCCGCCGACAGCGAGGTGATGGCCACCTGGATGCCCGAACTGCTCGACGGCATGGTCGAACGTGACGACGCCTACACGCCCATGGACGACTTCCGCGCCACAGCGTGGGCCGCATACCTTCCCTTCCTGTACGCGTGCCGGGCGCAGCCCGTCGACGTACCCACACTCCTGGTACGGGCCGGTGAGCCCCTGCGCGCGTGGGCGGGCGAAGGTGACTGGCATGCCGTCTGGCCCCTGCCCCACTCGGTCACCGACACCGAGGGGAACCACTTCACAATGCTCGGCGAACACGCGGGGCCCCTGGCGCACCGGATACGCGAATGGCTGACGGAGCAAGGGTGCTGAACACAAACACACCGAATCCGCACCACCCCCGTACAGGGGTCTGCGGACGATAGATAGGGGTTGCCGTCAATTCGGCCGAATCCATAGTCTGCGGACCGGAGTCGACTTGGCGAGCCCGTTCCTTCGCATCAACTCTGCCCACGAATGGTTGAATTATGCCTGCCGAAGTCAAGCCGAAAATCGGCGACGATGCCCAGATATCGCTCGACGGTCAGGAGAAGGATGAACTGACCCTTCTGGCCGAGCAACTGCGTGACTTCGGTCCACGCCTGAACGACGACCCCCGCTGGACGTCCGCCGCCCGGGAGCTCTCCTGCGGGCTGCCCACGAGGCTGCGCCGGACGTTGCGCCGGTTCACGTGGAACTCCGGCCGCGAGGCCATGCTCCTGGTGCGAAACCTGCCGGTCGACGTGGAGAACGTGCCCGACACGCCGTCGGTACGGGGCTCCGTCCAGCGCGGGACCACCACGCCGGCGTCCGCGCTGATGCTCATCGCCATGGCCATGGGCGAAGTGATCGCGTTCGACAAGGAGAAGACAGGCGCGCTCGTGCAGGACGTGGTCCCCGTTCCCGGAATGGAGCAATTCCAGGGGAATGCGGGATCCATCAAGCTCAACATGCACACCGAGAACGCTTTCCACGAGCACAAGCCCGACCTGGTGGGCCTGATGTGCCTGCGGAACGACCACGAGAACGTCGCCGGCCTGCGCGTCGCCTCCGTGCGCAACGCAGTTCCGCTGCTTTCCGCCCGGACCAGGGAAATTCTCCACCAGCCGCGCTTCGTGACCATGGCGCCGGCTTCCTTCGAGATCGCCGACGGCCTGGAGGAGCCCCACGGAATCCTCGCCGGCAGTTTCGAGGACCCCGATCTCAAGGTGGACTTCAGCAGCACGATCCCGTCCGACGACGAAGCCGCGCAGGCCATGACCGAGCTGGAGGGCGTCATCGAACGGGTCGCCCACACGCTGATCCTCGGCCCCGGCGACCTCGCCTTCGTCGACAACCGGCTGGCCCTGCACGGCCGTAACTCCTTCCAGCCCCGCTACGACGGCCGGGACCGCTGGCTGCAACGAGTCTTCGTCCACCTCGACTTCCGCAAGTCCCGCGTCATGCGCAGTGCGGACGGCCAGGTACTCGGCGCTCCCGAAACGGTTCGCTGACCGGACGTGACGCACCCCCGACCGACCCGAAACGAAAGAGGTATCCCCATGTCCGCGGGTGAGGACGACAACGTCTACAGCCGGCCTGTGTCGCCCACCGAGACATGGTTCCTGGTGTACCCCGAGTCGGTCCCGGGTGTCATCCAGATCGTCATCGAAGGGGACGGTCACATCGGCCACGCCGAGCTGATCGGCGCCGTCGCGACCGCGTCCCGGGCCTGCCCCGGGGCGCGGCTCACCCGGCAGGGCATGACCTGGGTCGACAGTGGTGTGGCACCGGCCGTACGGGTTCTGCCCGGTGACCGGGTCGACCGGCACACCTTCGCCGACGCCGCCGAACTGCACAGCCCCCTGATGGGCAACGACGGAGGGCCCACCTGCGAGCTCCTGCTCCTCACGGGCGAGGAGTCGGACACGCTGATCGTGCGAGCCTTCCACGGGGTCATGGACGGCCAGGGCGTGCGCACCTGGGCGGAGGACATCTTCCGGGTACTGCGTGGCGAGGAACCCGTGGGAGCCCTCTCACGCATCACCGAGAACGAACTGATCGAGCAGGCCGGCGCCCCGGAGGAACGGGACATCACCCCTGACCTCGACTGGCCGTCCGCACTCGGTTCCCGCCCGCAGGGCCAGCACGACTTCTTCTGGCGCAGGCGCACCGTCGACGGCACGCACCCCGCGCTCGTCGCCAAGATCGCCCGAACCGTCACCCAGGCGTGCGGCCTGCGCACCGGCAGGTTCCTCGTCCCGGTCGACCTGCGCAGGTACCTGCCCGGAGTCCGCTCGACCGGCAACCTCACGAACAATCCGCTGTACGAGGTGCAGGGCGACGCCGGCTGGGAGCAGGCCCACGAGCGACTGCTGGCAGTCCTGTCCACCGGTCAGGACCTGGCGGCCCGCGTCGACCCCTCACTGCCCGGCCAGGACCTGACGGAACTGCACCAGCAGATCATGGGGCTGGACGCCTACTCGGCACAGCAGGGCTGCTACAGCAGCCTGGCGACGCTCTCCCACATGGGCAGGGTCGCCCCCGCCGTCTTCAGCACGGGTTCGTTCCACGCCACCACCGTCTACTCGCTGCCCAATTCCGGTCCCCTGGGGCCACCGGAGATCAACGCGGTCGAGTTCGGCGACCGCACCGAGATCACCATCGGCTGGTACGACGGTCCGCAGACCCCGGACCGTGCGGAGGCACTGCTCGACCGCATCGAGGAGGCCCTGTCCCCGCGGGCGTACCGGGAGTGGGACGGCAACGGGACCCAGCGTGCGCTCGCCCGCCCGGGGACCGCCGTCGAGCAGTTCCACCGCCAGGTCTCCCGTACACCCGGTGCGGTCGTACTGACCGGCCCCGAGGGTGACGTGACCTTCAGCGAGCTGGACAGGCGGGCGGACGCCGTCGCCGTCGCGCTGCTGGACCGGGGCATCGGACGCGACGATGTCGTGGGCCTGCTGGCCGGCCGTACGGTCGCGGCGATGGCCGCCATCTGGGGGGTGCTGAAAGCGGGTGCGGCCTACCTGCCGCTCGATCCGCAGCAACCCGATCACCGGCTCGCCGACCTGGTGGCGGACGCCGGGGCCACCGTATGCCTCGTCGAGCACGCCCATGCCGAGCGCCGCCTCACCCCTGACTCAGGCTGTGACGTGGTGGTGCTCGAGACGCTGGAGCCCTCGGACCGCCGCCCCGAGGGCGTCGAGGTGCGCCCGGAGGACCTCGCGTACGTCATCTACACCTCGGGTTCGACCGGGCGCCCCAAGGGTGTGGAGATCGAGCACCGTCAGCTCGCCACCTTCATCAGCTGGGCCACCCGCGTCTACGGGGTGGATTCCACCACCCGGTTCCCGCTGTTCACCTCCCTCGCCTTCGACCTCTCCAACACCGCGATCTTCCTGCCCGTGCTGGCAGGCGGATCGATCGCGCTGGTGCCCGACGAGCCCAACCACGTGGTGCTGCGCGACATGCTGGAGAACTCCGGGGCCAACGCCCTCAAGCTCACCCCCACGCATCTGGACCTCATCGGCAGACTGGGCCTGGCCCCGGCCGGATTCCGCGCGGTGATCGCCGGCGGGGAACTCCTCCGTGGTGCCGTCGCCGACCGGGCCCAGCAGCTCTTCGGGCCGCAGTGCGGCATCTTCAACGAGTACGGCCCCACCGAGACGACCATCGGCTGTATGACGCGACGCTTCGATCCGGAGCACGACGCGGACCTGCCGTCGGTGCCCATCGGCGTCCCGACGGACAACACCCGGATCCACCTGATCGGCGGGGACGGCCGTCACGTCGCCCCGGGCGAGGTCGGTGAGATGTACCTCGCCGGCGACCAACTGGCCCGTGGTTACCGGGGCCGGCCCGATCTCGTCCGCGAACGGTTCACGGCCCTCGCCGACGGCACCCGCGTCTACCGCAGCGGTGACCTGGCCAGAATGCTGGATTCCGGTGAACTGGAGTCCGTTGGCCGCAACGACGAGCAGGTCAAGGTGCTCGGCTACCGCATCGAGCCCGCCGAGGTCGCCAAGGCCCTGGAGGAACACCCGGCGGTGGCCACGGCCTTCGTCACCGGGCTGGTCAGGCCCGGCACCACCGACAAGGTGCTGTGCGCCTACGTGGTCCTGCGCGAAGAGGTCCCCGTGGAGCGGCTCACGGCCCACGTCGCCGGTCTTCTGCCCCGCTACATGGTGCCCACCACGACGACGGTGGTCCCCGAACTGCCCCGCACGGTCAACGAGAAGGTGGACGTCGCCGCCCTGCCGGTGCCGTTCACCGGGCCGCAGGCCGATGCCGCGGCCGCGGAGGCGAAGTCGCGCAGTGAGGTCGAGGAGGAGGTGGCCAAGATCTGGGCGCGCGTCCTCGCGGTGGACGTCAACCGGCTCGGTGGTGACACGGACTTCCACGGGCTCGGGGGCGACTCCGCGACCCTGCTCGCCATGCTCGCCGCGGTCAGCGACGAGATCGTGGGCGCCCGGCGGGAGCGGGAGTTCATGGCGGCCCTGCCGGTGATCCTCGGACGGCCCACCCTCTCGAAGGTCTCGGAGATCGCCGAGCGCGCGCGTGACGGCCGGGCGGCCACAGATGGCTGACCCGGGGCGGGCGAGCATCGTCGCGATCAGCGACGTCCACGTCCGCTACGACGAGAACAGGAAGATCGTCGACCGGATCAGACCGGAGAACGACGAGGACTGGCTGATCGTCGCCGGTGACGTCGGTGAGATCGTCTCGGACATCGAGTGGGCGCTGCGCACCCTTCGCAACCGGTTCGCCAAGGTCATCTGGGCGCCGGGCAACCACGAACTCTGGACCGCCCCCGACGACCCCGTGCAACTGCGCGGCGAGCAGCGCTACCTGCACCTCGTGGACATCTGCCGCAAGCTCGGAGTTGCCACTCCCGAGGACCCGTACCCGGTGTGGGAAGGCGAGGGCGGCCCCGTCGCCGTAGCACCGCTCTTCCTCCTGTACGACTACTCGTTCCGTCCTCCTGGGACGTACTCCAAGACGGCGGCGCTCCAGGTGGCCGAGGAGGCCGGGGTGGTCTGCAGCGACGAGTTCCTGCTGCATCCGGACCCCTACCCGAGCCGGGAAGCATGGTGCCGGGCCCGTGTGCGGATCACCGAGGCACGTCTCTCGGCCCTCCCGGAGGACCTGCCCACCGTCCTGGTCAACCACTGGCCGCTCGTGCGCGAACCGACGCGGGTGCTCTGGCGGCAGGAGTTCGCGCTGTGGTGCGGAACCACGGCGACCGCCGACTGGCACACGCGGTTCCGTGCCAGGTCGGTGGTCTACGGACACCTGCACATCCCCAGAGTGATCCACTGCGACGGTGTACCGCACCAGGAGGTCTCTCTGGGGTACCCCCGCGAATGGCAACGGCGTCAGGGCACCCCGGGCCGGCTGGTCCGGATCCTGCCGACCGTCGCCTCTCCTCACAGAGAGCCGGTGTGATGACCGTTTCGTACGAGCGCCCTGCCGTAGTACCCGGATCGGCCACGCGTGGCCGGGTGGCCGAACTGCTGGCGCTGCGCGAGCAGGCCCGGCGTGGACCGAGTGACCGGGCGACCGAGGCGCAGCACGCGAAGGGGAAGCTGACCGCGCGGGAGCGCATCGCGCTGCTGCTGGACGAGGGGTCGTTCAAGGAGGTCGAGCAGCTGCGGCGGCACCGGGCGACCGGTTTCGGGCTGGAGGCGAAGAAGCCGTACACCGACGGTGTGATCACCGGCTGGGGCACGGTGGAGGGCCGGACGGTCTTCGTCTACGCGCACGATTTCCGGATCTTCGGCGGGGCGCTGGGCGAGGCCCACGCCACGAAGATCCACAAGATCATGGACATGGCCATCTCGGCCGGTGCCCCGCTGGTGTCGCTGAACGACGGCGCCGGTGCGCGTATCCAGGAGGGTGTCTCCGCGCTCGCCGGGTACGGCGGGATCTTCCAGCGCAACACGCGTGCTTCCGGTGTCATCCCGCAGATCAGTGTGATGCTCGGCCCGTGCGCGGGCGGCGCGGCCTACAGCCCGGCGCTGACCGACTTCGTCTTCATGGTCCGTGAGACCTCGCAGATGTTCATCACCGGCCCGGACGTCGTCAAGGCGGTCACCGGTGAGGAGATCACGCAGAACGGGCTGGGCGGCGCGGACGTGCACGCCGAGACCTCGGGCGTCGCGCACTTCGCGTACGACGACGAGGAGACCTGCATCGCCGAGGTCCGCTACCTGATCGGGATGCTCCCGTCCAACAACCGCGAGAACCCGCCGACGGTATACAACGACGACCCGGCCGACCGGCGGAGTGAGGCCCTCCTGGATCTGGTCCCGGCCGACGGCAGCCGTCCGTACGACATGCACAAGGTCGTCGAGGTGCTCGTCGACGACGGCGACTTCCTGGAGGTCCACGAGCGCTGGGCGCGGAACATCGTGTGCGCGCTGGCCCGGCTCGACGGCCAGGTCGTGGGGATCGTGGCGAACCAGCCGCAGGCGCTGGCCGGTGTGCTGGACATCGAGGCGTCCGAGAAGGCCGCGCGATTCGTCCAGATGTGTGACGCCTTCAACATTCCCATCGTCACCTTGCTGGACGTACCCGGCTTCCTGCCGGGCGTCCATCAGGAGCACGGTGGGATCATTCGGCACGGTGCGAAGCTGCTGTACGCGTACTGCAACGCCACGGTGCCGAGGATCTCGCTGATCCTGCGCAAGGCCTACGGCGGTGCCTACATCGTCATGGACAGCCAGTCCATCGGTGCCGACCTGACCTACGCGTGGCCCACCAACGAGATCGCGGTGATGGGCGCCGAGGGCGCCGCCAACGTCATCTTCCGCCGTCAGATCGCCGACGCCGAGGACCCCGAAGCCATGCGGGCACGCATGGTCAAGGAGTACAAGGCCGAGCTGATGCACCCCTACTACGCGGCGGAGCGCGGCCTGGTCGACGACGTCATCGACCCCGCCGAGACGCGCGAGGTGCTGATCTCCTCGCTCGCGATGCTCCGCAACAAGCACGCGGACCTGCCGTCCCGCAAGCACGGCAACCCCCCGCAATAGCGGAAGCCCGGGTCGGGCAGCCGCCGCGCGCGCATGTTCTCGTACGCCGGACCGGCTGATCTCCACAGCCGCCGGCGGGCCGTCTCCACCTCCGTCCCCTCGGTTCCGCGAAAGGGCCGATGCCCGTCGGCGTGGTACGTCCGGCGTTCGAGGGCACGACGGCCACCGTGCAGACCCCAGTGCCCAGAGACCGCGAGGGACCATGACGAATGAGCCGTCCGACCTCCCCGGCCCCGGCCCGGGAGCCACGCCGCTGATCCGGCCGTACGAGGTGGGGGCGACGCCGCCCGCTCAGGTCCCGCTGGTCCTGCCGGACGAGGTCGACGACCTCAGCACCCTGATGGCCACGGCCGCCCGAGGCGAGGCCTTTGTCTTGCAAGGCAGCACATGCGCGCAGCCGTTCACCGACCGGCGAGTGGGCGGACTCGTCCGCACCCTGCTGCAGATGTCGGTGATCCTGACCCATGCCGCCAGGGTGCCGGTCGTCAAGATCGCCCGGCTGGCCGCCCGGCACACCGGGCCGTGCTCCGTCGGACCAGGCAGGGCCCACGCGGACGCCGCTGTGGCGATGAACATGATCCGAGCGGTGACCGGCGAGCACGGCATCGCCGATGTGCGTCAGGTGCAGGGCTGGAACCGGGAGTTCGTGCGCGACACCCCGGGGGGCAGCCGATTCGAGGCGCTCTCCGCCGAGATCGACCGCGGTCTGAGGTTCATGGCCGCCTGGGGGGCCGACGACCGTCCGTTGCGGACCACGAAGGTGTTCGCGAGCCACGAGCCGCTGCCCGGCCACGTGATGCCCCACATGGCCCGGGAGGAGTCCGGGGACGAGCCGCAGCTGTGGGCGCTTTCAGCGCACCAGTTCCGGATCGGTGAGCGGGCCCGGCAGCCGGACGACGCCCACCTCGCCCAGGCCGAGCTGCTGGCCAATCCGGTATGCCTCACGATCGGGCCGACGACGGCACCGGAAGAGGCCGTGGAGTACGTGCGGAGACTCGATCCGCACGTACGGCCGGGCCGGGTCACGCTGATCAGCCGGATGGGCGGCGACCGGGTCCGTGACGTACTTCCGCCCATCGTCGAGAAGGTGACGGCGTCCGGCCATCAAGTGGTGTGGAGCTGCGACCCGATGCACGGCCGCCCCCACGAGCCGACGGCCGGCATCACCGCGTGTTCCTTCTCGCGAGTCGTCGACGAAGTGCGCGGATACATCGATGTACATCGCGCACTGGGGACCCATCCGGGCGGGATGTATTTCGAAACCACGGGCGCACAGGATAAATCCGACACGGAGCGGGGTGGCGGATTCGGGGCGGAATGCGGTCCTCGGTTGAATGAACAACAATCTGTGGAGTTGGCCTTTCTTATGGCGGAGATGCTCCGCAGTTGATTTCTGGAACTGAAAGTCGCCGTCAGGCGTCCATGCTGGGGATTCCCGCATACTTTCATTGGCTCAACCAATGGCGCCGGTCGTCCCGGCGCAGTGGTGCCGGTGGCCGGGCCGGCCGGCGGGCGGGCCCGCGGGGCCGCGTCATGAGCGCGGTGGCGCACCGTCAGGACCCCTGCCAGGCCTCCTGCCTCGGCCTCTCCGCCCCCGCCCCCTGGCTCGACCCGGCCTGACGGAACACGCACCCGGCGGTGGCTGCGGACCCCCGGCCGCAGAACGCCGCCCACCGGCGTCACCGCGCCCCAGGTGTCCGTCGCATTCCGGCCGCGCGACCGGCGGGTGTCGCCGCGTCCGGGCCGAGCGGACGGATATCGCCATCAAAGCAGGCCGGTGTGCCACCCGCCGCCAGGTGCCGCCAATGCCCGACTTCCAGCCTCGTGACTCGGTCTGCACCATGAGGGGCCGTCGGACTTCCGTACGGATCCTGCAACGGACCCTGCTCGTGCAGGGGTGGGGGTGCTGTCGGATGCGGAGCCCGATCCCCTATGCCGCGTGGGTCATACCCCTATGTCCGGCGAGGGCCGAATGAGGGGGGTCCCGGTGGTCGGGACGTGGGCATTTGAGCCTAACTTGAGGTTTCAACCTTGGATTTGACGGAACGCCAGGTGGGAGGCGTCGGCCTGTGGGGGTGCAAAGCGGAACCCGCGCAAAGGGACGTTGTGTACTTTGAGTAGGGGTTTGCAGGGGGAGGGGGGTGGAGCTAGTGTTCCAATTGGAGAGGGATTCCAGCGACTGTTTTTAGTCCCTGGCTATAGCCGGTGTGGCGTCAAGCGGCGGCCGAACCGGACGGGGTAGTCGCGGAGTGAGGCGCGATTTTGAGCCTTTGGTGCAGCAGCCACCGCTCCTAGATGTCACGAAAATGGTCACAATGGGGGATGATGGTGCCAGTGGCACTTGTTGAACGTGAGCATGACGTCCAACTGCTCAGAAATCTTCTTACTGCCACTTTCAAGGGGCATGGAAAGATAGGGCTTGTCAGTGGGGCGGTGGCAAGTGGCAAGACCGAGCTACTCCGCTCGTTCGCTGACCTGTGTACGGACGAGGGAGCCCTGCTCCTGAACGCGACCGCGACGAGAACCGACCGGACGGTACCGTTCGCCGTGCTGCGTCAGTTGCTCGACTGCCTGCCGGCGCCCGCGGAACCGCTCGCGGAGCTCTTCGCCTCGGGCGTCGCGTCGGATGTCTCCCGCACGGCGGCGGCCATGCTGCTCGATCTCTCCGAACAGGCGCCGCTGGTCGTCGTGGTGGACGATGTGCACCACGCGGACGAGCCGTCGATGGACTGTGTGATGCGCCTGGTCAACCGGCTGCGGTCCTCCCGCATCCTGCTCGTACTCGCGGAATCGTCGGGGGACTGGTCGGTGCACCCCGCCTTCCGCATCGAGCTGGTCCGCCAGACACAGTTCCACAGGGTCCGGCTGGCACCCCTGACGGCGGACGGCGTCAGCGAGATGTGCTCACAGCACCTCGGCCAGGACGTGGCACGGCACGCGCAGGAGGCCCACCGGATGACCGGCGGCAACCGGCTTCTGGTGAGGGCCCTCATCGAGGACCACGCCGAGTCCGGGGAACTGCCCGGCCGGGCGGACTGCTCCTCTCTCGGCGAGAGTTTCCGGCAGGCCGTCCTCACCTGCCTGCGCCGCAGCGGACCTGACGAACTCGAGGCCGCCAGGGGGCTGGCCGTACTCGACGCCACCGGCTCGACGCACCGGATCGCGGAGTTCCTCGGCCGGGGACCCGACGCGCTGCGCCGGCCTCTGCAGTCACTGCAGACGCTGGGAATAATCGAGGACGGCCGGTTCCGGCACCGGCTGACACGTGCGGCCGTCTATGACGACCTGGCCCCGCAGATGCTGGCGGAACTGCACACGCGTGCCGCGCAGCTGCTGAGCGACTGCGGCGGCAGCGTCACCGATGTCGCGGACCACCTCGTGGCGGCGAAGCACGTGAGCGCGGACTGGGCCATCGCGGTACTGCAACGGGCGGCGGAGGAGTCGCTGGCCGCCGATGACGAGGAACCGGCGATCCGGTACATCGAGTTCGCGCTCTCCGTGTGCACCGGCGAACGGCAGCGTGCCCTGCTGCGGATGCTGCTCGTCCAGATCAAGTGGCGCAGCGACCCGGAAGGTGCCGTCCGCCACCTGACACCGCTCTTCGAGGCGCAGCGAGAAGGCCACCTCGACGTCGAGCAGACGGCATACCTGCTGCGGGTGCTCATGTGGCACGGGCGGATCCAGGAGGCCACGGAACTCATCAAGCACCTGTCCTGCCTCAGACCCTCCGCGAACGAAGCGCCGAGCGCCGTACTGACGGGTGTGCACAACCTGCTCAGACACGCCTATCCGCAGTTCATCCCGCACGGATCCGGCGGGAGCAACCACTTCTTCGACAACGCGACCACGCCGCCGGGCCAGCAGGCGCAGGCCTCGGCCGTGCTCAGCTCGGTCCTCGCGGAGACCGCCGGCGCGGACGAGCGGTGCATCAGGGTGGCCGAACGGATCCTGCAGAGCAGCCAGTTGAACGACGAGATGGTCGAATCCGTCTGCTGGGCCCTCCAGACGCTCATCTACGCGGAGCAGCCGGTCCTGGCGGAGCGCTGGTGTGACGCGCTGCTCGCCGAAGCCGACACCCGCGGTGTGGTGACGTGGCAAGCGGCCCTGTCCGGGCTGCGGGCGGAGATCGCCCTGCGGGAAGGCGATCTGGTGCAGGCCGAGCGGTACGCGGTCAAGGCGCTGACGATGATCGGCGTGGGCGGCTGGGGCGTGGGCGTGGGAGCCACACTGGGCACCCTTCTCCAGGCCGTCACGGCCCGAGGGGACTTCGAGAGCGCCCGCAGGTACCTGCGCGAGGCGGTCCCGGCCGCCATGTTCCAGACCCGGTACGGACTGATGTATCTGCGCGCCCGGGGCCACTACTACCTTGCGACCGACCGGCTGCAGGCCGCGCTCGCGGACTTCAGCTACTGCGGTGAGCTCATGACGCTGTGGCAGCTCGATTCCCCGACGTTCGTACCGTGGCGGACGGACGCCGCCCAGGTCCTCCTCCGACTGGGCGATCACGAGCAGGCGCGCGCGCTCACCAAGGAGCAGATGACGCACATCGGTTCCCGTGCCTCGCGCACGTACGGCGCGTCGCTGCGCGTTCTTGCGGGTACGGCAAGCCACCGTGGGCGCCTGAGCCTCCTGAAGGAGTCCGTGGAGATCCTCCAGGCGAGCGGTGACCGGCTCACCCTCACACAGGCGCTCTTCGACCTCAGCTGCGCACACGAGGGCATGGGGGAGTTCGGCAAGGCGCAGATGATCTCGCGTCGTGCGGGGCGGCTGGCCAAGGAGGGCGGGATGCGGCGGAAGCAGGATCCCGCGCTCGCCTGTCCTGAAGAGCCGGTGATGCTGCACCCCGGGCAGACGGAATCCTGGTCCCGGCCGGTGGAAGAGACCGCGTCGGCCGCGGACGTGCTGACGCTCTCCGAGCGCCGTGTCGCTGCGCTCGCCTCGCTCGGCTACACGAACCGTGAGATCTCCAGCAAGCTGCACATCACCGTCAGCACGGTCGAGCAGCACCTCACCAAGGTCTTCCGGAAGCTTCGGGTCAAGCGCAGGACGGACCTGCCGGTCGAGCTCGAGTTCCACGTCGCCAGCCCGGCCTGCTGAGTCCCGGTACCGCACTTCCCCGTTCACCTCCTTCCCCACTTCCCGTTCATCCCTCTCCCCACGTCCCTGTTCGCTTCTCTCCCCACTTCCCCTACGTACGTGAGCTGTTGAGGTACGCGATCACGGCCAGCACTCGCCTGTTGTCACTGGTGGACTGCACCAGGTCCAGCTTGGCGAAGATGCTGGCCGCGTGCTTGCTCACGGCACTGTCACTGAGCGACATCCGCTCCGAGATGGCCGCGTTCGACCTGCCCTCCGCCATGAGCGCCAGCACCTCCCTCTCACGCGCCGTCAGCGCCGACAACGGCTGTGCCTGTACC includes:
- a CDS encoding helix-turn-helix transcriptional regulator, translating into MVPVALVEREHDVQLLRNLLTATFKGHGKIGLVSGAVASGKTELLRSFADLCTDEGALLLNATATRTDRTVPFAVLRQLLDCLPAPAEPLAELFASGVASDVSRTAAAMLLDLSEQAPLVVVVDDVHHADEPSMDCVMRLVNRLRSSRILLVLAESSGDWSVHPAFRIELVRQTQFHRVRLAPLTADGVSEMCSQHLGQDVARHAQEAHRMTGGNRLLVRALIEDHAESGELPGRADCSSLGESFRQAVLTCLRRSGPDELEAARGLAVLDATGSTHRIAEFLGRGPDALRRPLQSLQTLGIIEDGRFRHRLTRAAVYDDLAPQMLAELHTRAAQLLSDCGGSVTDVADHLVAAKHVSADWAIAVLQRAAEESLAADDEEPAIRYIEFALSVCTGERQRALLRMLLVQIKWRSDPEGAVRHLTPLFEAQREGHLDVEQTAYLLRVLMWHGRIQEATELIKHLSCLRPSANEAPSAVLTGVHNLLRHAYPQFIPHGSGGSNHFFDNATTPPGQQAQASAVLSSVLAETAGADERCIRVAERILQSSQLNDEMVESVCWALQTLIYAEQPVLAERWCDALLAEADTRGVVTWQAALSGLRAEIALREGDLVQAERYAVKALTMIGVGGWGVGVGATLGTLLQAVTARGDFESARRYLREAVPAAMFQTRYGLMYLRARGHYYLATDRLQAALADFSYCGELMTLWQLDSPTFVPWRTDAAQVLLRLGDHEQARALTKEQMTHIGSRASRTYGASLRVLAGTASHRGRLSLLKESVEILQASGDRLTLTQALFDLSCAHEGMGEFGKAQMISRRAGRLAKEGGMRRKQDPALACPEEPVMLHPGQTESWSRPVEETASAADVLTLSERRVAALASLGYTNREISSKLHITVSTVEQHLTKVFRKLRVKRRTDLPVELEFHVASPAC